A section of the Candidatus Latescibacterota bacterium genome encodes:
- the flhA gene encoding flagellar biosynthesis protein FlhA, giving the protein MADVLQAKRLDGILKGNANILVGASLIGILAVMVLLLPPGLLDILLSFNITFAIIILMVTFYIRDPLNFSVFPTLLLFLTLFRLAINVASTRLILLNGYAGKVIESFGAFVVGGNPVVGMVVFLILVIIQFIVITKGAGRVAEVAARFTLDAMPGKQMAIDADLNAGLIDDKEAKRRRERIGEEADFFGAMDGASKFVRGDAIAGIVITAINILGGFIIGVAQQGLSFGEALRTYTLLTVGDGLVSQIPALIISVSSGVVVTRGRSDQELGDDFVSQLFGQARALGIAAAALGVLGLVPGLPHTPFLLLGAATGTAAYRISRRNKDEAAAEDAPAAPEAPGDPLEDPALFQVDRLELEIGYGLIPLADASRRSNLLERVTAIRRQQATELGLYVSPVRIRDNIHLKPAEYAIKLKGVELERGEILPGHLLCIAGPEERMGLPGIETVEPAFGLSALWVPEADRELATDRGLTLVEPAAVISTHLAEILRRHADEVMSREDVKRLVDGVREIAPALVDELVPGQLKLGFLQQVLANLLHERVPIRDMVTILETLGDHIGHSQNTDFLAEKVREALGRAIVREFLDERGTLAVITLDHGVEELFLGALKQYGETGGVALPPDLAERFQERLRGAVERATRQGYAPVLLVASPIRLVFKRYTEIFLTGLTVLAFGEVPTGIEVNALGMVSLDD; this is encoded by the coding sequence ATGGCGGACGTGCTCCAGGCCAAGCGGCTCGACGGCATCCTGAAGGGGAACGCCAACATCCTGGTGGGCGCCAGCCTGATCGGCATCCTCGCCGTCATGGTGCTGCTGCTGCCCCCGGGCCTGCTGGACATCCTGCTGTCCTTCAACATCACCTTCGCGATCATCATCCTGATGGTGACCTTCTACATCCGGGACCCGCTCAACTTCTCGGTCTTTCCCACGCTGCTGCTCTTCCTCACGCTGTTCCGCCTGGCGATCAACGTGGCCTCGACGCGGCTCATCCTGCTCAACGGCTACGCGGGCAAGGTGATCGAGTCCTTCGGCGCCTTCGTGGTGGGGGGCAACCCGGTCGTGGGCATGGTGGTCTTCCTGATCCTGGTGATCATCCAGTTCATCGTGATCACGAAGGGCGCGGGCCGCGTGGCCGAGGTGGCGGCGCGCTTCACGCTGGACGCCATGCCCGGCAAGCAGATGGCCATCGACGCGGACCTCAACGCGGGCCTGATCGACGACAAGGAGGCCAAGCGGCGGCGCGAGCGCATCGGCGAGGAGGCGGACTTCTTCGGCGCCATGGACGGCGCCAGCAAGTTCGTGCGCGGCGACGCGATCGCCGGCATCGTGATCACGGCGATCAACATCCTCGGCGGGTTCATCATCGGCGTGGCGCAGCAGGGGCTGAGCTTCGGCGAGGCGCTGCGCACCTACACGCTGCTCACCGTGGGCGACGGCCTGGTGAGCCAGATCCCGGCGCTCATCATCTCGGTCAGCTCGGGCGTGGTCGTGACGCGCGGCCGCAGCGACCAGGAGCTGGGCGACGACTTCGTCAGCCAGCTCTTCGGACAGGCGCGGGCGCTGGGCATCGCGGCGGCGGCGCTCGGCGTGCTGGGCCTCGTGCCCGGGCTGCCGCACACGCCCTTCCTGCTGCTGGGCGCGGCGACGGGCACCGCCGCCTATCGCATCTCGCGCCGGAACAAGGACGAAGCCGCCGCCGAGGACGCGCCCGCCGCCCCCGAGGCGCCGGGCGATCCGCTGGAGGATCCCGCGCTCTTCCAGGTGGACCGGCTCGAGCTGGAGATCGGCTACGGCCTGATCCCGCTGGCCGACGCGTCACGGCGCAGCAACCTGCTCGAACGCGTGACGGCCATCCGCCGGCAGCAGGCCACCGAGCTGGGGCTCTACGTGAGCCCGGTGCGGATCCGCGACAACATCCATCTCAAGCCGGCCGAGTACGCGATCAAGCTGAAGGGCGTCGAGCTCGAGCGGGGCGAGATCCTGCCCGGCCATCTGCTCTGCATCGCGGGGCCGGAGGAACGCATGGGCCTGCCCGGCATCGAGACCGTGGAGCCGGCCTTCGGGCTGTCGGCGCTCTGGGTGCCCGAGGCCGATCGCGAGCTGGCCACCGACCGCGGACTCACGCTCGTGGAGCCGGCCGCGGTCATCAGCACGCACCTGGCGGAGATTCTGCGGCGGCATGCGGACGAGGTCATGAGCCGGGAGGACGTCAAGCGCCTCGTGGACGGCGTCCGCGAGATCGCGCCGGCCCTGGTGGACGAGCTGGTGCCCGGACAGCTGAAGCTGGGCTTCCTGCAGCAGGTGCTGGCCAACCTGCTCCACGAGCGCGTGCCCATCCGCGACATGGTGACGATCCTCGAGACCCTCGGCGACCACATCGGCCACAGCCAGAACACGGACTTCCTCGCCGAGAAGGTGCGCGAGGCGCTGGGGCGGGCCATCGTGCGCGAGTTCCTCGACGAGCGCGGCACGCTGGCCGTGATCACGCTGGACCACGGCGTCGAGGAGCTCTTCCTCGGCGCGCTCAAGCAGTACGGCGAGACGGGGGGCGTCGCCCTGCCGCCGGACCTGGCCGAGCGCTTCCAGGAGCGCCTGCGCGGCGCGGTGGAGCGCGCCACCCGGCAGGGCTACGCGCCCGTGCTGCTGGTGGCCAGTCCGATCCGTCTCGTCTTCAAGCGTTACACGGAGATCTTCCTGACGGGCCTCACGGTCCTGGCCTTCGGCGAGGTGCCGACCGGGATCGAGGTCAATGCCCTGGGGATGGTGAGTCTCGATGACTGA
- the flhB gene encoding flagellar biosynthesis protein FlhB → MAENGGQEKTELATPRKRREARERGQVARSQELGSFLLLLAALLALAGLAPSVGRGLGGILRQSVEAAFVVTVDAGTLPQLTKVWLSESLALLAPFWIILLVVGVAASVAQVGFSVNPGLLAPKPERLNPIAGFGRIFSKRSGFELAKSLLKMGLLLGITWWTLRGAARTIVGLSELELLPALAVLGKVALLLAGRLIVLMVLLAMADYAYQRWQHEQDIMMTPQELKQEYKETEGDPLLKSRLRALQREMSLRRMMEDVKRADVVVTNPTHFAVALSYEETKGAPTVIAKGADLVAQRIKETAREAGVPVVENRPLARALYAECRLGDRIPIRFFQAVAELLAYVYQLNPRKARPARAGRA, encoded by the coding sequence ATGGCCGAGAACGGCGGACAGGAAAAGACCGAACTCGCGACCCCACGCAAGCGGCGTGAGGCGCGCGAACGCGGTCAGGTGGCGCGCAGCCAGGAGCTGGGCAGCTTCCTGTTGCTGCTCGCCGCCCTGCTCGCGCTGGCCGGGCTCGCGCCGAGCGTGGGCCGCGGCCTGGGCGGCATCCTCCGCCAGTCGGTGGAGGCCGCCTTCGTCGTGACGGTGGACGCGGGCACGCTGCCGCAGCTGACCAAGGTCTGGCTCAGCGAATCCCTCGCGCTGCTCGCGCCCTTCTGGATCATCCTGCTGGTGGTGGGGGTGGCCGCGTCCGTGGCGCAGGTCGGCTTCAGCGTGAACCCCGGCCTGCTCGCGCCCAAGCCCGAACGCCTGAACCCCATCGCCGGCTTCGGCCGCATCTTCAGCAAGCGCAGCGGCTTCGAGCTGGCCAAGAGCCTGCTCAAGATGGGCCTGCTCCTCGGCATCACCTGGTGGACCCTGCGGGGGGCGGCCAGGACCATCGTGGGCCTGTCGGAGCTCGAGCTGCTGCCGGCCCTCGCCGTGCTGGGCAAGGTGGCGCTGCTCCTCGCGGGACGCCTGATCGTGCTCATGGTGCTGCTGGCCATGGCGGACTACGCCTACCAGCGCTGGCAGCACGAGCAGGACATCATGATGACGCCCCAGGAACTCAAGCAGGAGTACAAGGAGACCGAGGGCGACCCGCTGCTCAAGTCGCGCCTGCGCGCGCTGCAGCGCGAGATGTCCCTGCGCCGCATGATGGAGGACGTGAAGCGGGCCGACGTGGTCGTCACCAACCCGACCCACTTCGCCGTGGCGCTGAGCTACGAGGAGACCAAGGGCGCGCCGACGGTGATCGCCAAGGGCGCGGACCTCGTGGCGCAGCGCATCAAGGAGACGGCCCGCGAGGCCGGCGTGCCGGTGGTGGAGAACCGCCCCCTGGCCCGCGCCCTCTACGCGGAGTGCCGTCTGGGCGACCGCATTCCCATCCGCTTCTTCCAGGCCGTGGCGGAGCTGCTGGCCTACGTCTACCAGCTGAACCCGCGCAAAGCGCGGCCGGCTCGCGCGGGGAGGGCGTAG
- the fliR gene encoding flagellar biosynthetic protein FliR: MTWPVIDGTSAVLFLMILARTAAFFSVFPAFGGGTVPMRFKAGAAAALSVLLFTAVPAPAALPTSTLEQVLLIARESLLGLTLGSLVAFVFMAAQFAGQAIGVQMGLAAASLFDPSSGETVGVNGRFYHLLALLLFVSLDLHHGFLRGFGRSFTLLPLGEPGLAAAGFLRWAELSGKVFTLALRLSLPVIAALLLLDLALGFLSRLVPQMNIFLVGFPLKIGLGLAVLAVGVHTAGPLLLRALDGLLVDFHSLMTWMR; the protein is encoded by the coding sequence ATGACCTGGCCCGTGATCGACGGCACGAGCGCAGTGCTCTTCCTGATGATCCTCGCCCGCACGGCGGCGTTCTTCTCCGTCTTCCCGGCCTTCGGCGGCGGCACGGTGCCCATGCGCTTCAAGGCGGGCGCCGCCGCCGCGCTCAGCGTGCTGCTCTTCACCGCCGTGCCGGCGCCGGCCGCGCTGCCCACCAGCACGCTGGAGCAGGTGCTCCTCATCGCCAGGGAGTCGCTGCTCGGCCTCACGCTCGGTTCCCTGGTGGCCTTCGTCTTCATGGCGGCGCAGTTCGCGGGGCAGGCCATCGGCGTGCAGATGGGCCTTGCGGCCGCGAGCCTCTTCGACCCGTCGAGCGGGGAGACGGTGGGCGTCAACGGACGCTTCTATCACCTGCTCGCGCTGCTGCTCTTCGTGAGCCTCGATCTGCACCACGGCTTCCTGCGCGGCTTCGGGCGCTCCTTCACCCTGCTGCCGCTGGGCGAGCCGGGGCTGGCCGCAGCGGGCTTCCTGCGCTGGGCGGAGCTGTCCGGCAAGGTCTTCACGCTGGCGCTGCGCCTCAGCCTGCCGGTGATCGCCGCGCTGCTGCTGCTCGATCTGGCGCTGGGCTTCCTCAGCCGGCTGGTGCCGCAGATGAACATCTTCCTCGTGGGCTTTCCCCTCAAGATCGGCCTGGGCCTGGCCGTGCTGGCCGTGGGCGTCCACACCGCGGGGCCGCTGCTCCTGCGCGCGCTGGACGGACTGCTCGTCGACTTCCACTCCCTCATGACCTGGATGCGCTGA
- the fliQ gene encoding flagellar biosynthesis protein FliQ has translation MILELGRQALTTTLMVAGPMLAAALLIGLLVSVFQAVTQINEMTMTFVPKIVGILVTGLVALPWVLRVMLTFTRHIFDVIAGL, from the coding sequence ATGATCCTCGAGCTCGGCCGCCAGGCGCTCACCACCACGCTGATGGTGGCCGGCCCGATGCTCGCCGCGGCGCTGCTGATCGGCCTGCTGGTGAGCGTCTTCCAGGCCGTGACGCAGATCAACGAGATGACCATGACCTTCGTGCCGAAGATCGTCGGCATCCTGGTGACGGGCCTCGTGGCCCTGCCCTGGGTGCTGCGCGTGATGCTGACCTTCACGCGTCACATCTTCGACGTGATCGCGGGACTCTGA
- the fliP gene encoding flagellar type III secretion system pore protein FliP (The bacterial flagellar biogenesis protein FliP forms a type III secretion system (T3SS)-type pore required for flagellar assembly.) — MFPTRNVPEEARVRRILPIALTLVAIALLFHAAPAGAVSLPGLQLNIGGAEGAEAHGLGPALQIMLGLTVLSLAPAILILMTSFTRIVVVLGFLRQAMGTQQMPPNQLIIGLSLFLTAAVMSPVIEQIRAEAIAPYLAAEIDDGQALQRGVAPLKTFMLAQTGDRELALFLEIGDKPQPESRLETPLTVVIPAFVLSELKRAFQIGFVLFVPFLVIDMVVASILMSMGMMMLPPVMISLPFKVLLFVLVDGWNLLVQSLIRSFGA; from the coding sequence ATGTTCCCTACCAGGAACGTCCCCGAGGAGGCTCGAGTGCGCAGAATCCTGCCAATCGCCCTGACCCTGGTCGCCATCGCGCTGCTGTTCCATGCGGCGCCGGCCGGCGCCGTCAGTCTGCCCGGCCTGCAGCTGAACATCGGCGGCGCGGAGGGCGCCGAGGCGCATGGCCTCGGGCCGGCGCTCCAGATCATGCTCGGCCTCACGGTGCTCTCGCTGGCGCCGGCCATCCTCATCCTGATGACGAGCTTCACCCGCATCGTCGTGGTGCTGGGCTTCCTGCGGCAGGCCATGGGCACGCAGCAGATGCCGCCGAACCAGCTCATCATCGGCCTCTCGCTCTTCCTGACCGCGGCCGTGATGAGCCCCGTGATCGAGCAGATCCGCGCGGAAGCCATCGCGCCCTACCTGGCCGCGGAGATCGACGACGGCCAGGCGCTCCAGCGCGGCGTCGCCCCGCTCAAGACCTTCATGCTCGCGCAGACCGGCGACCGGGAGCTCGCGCTCTTCCTCGAGATCGGCGACAAGCCGCAGCCCGAGTCGCGGCTGGAGACGCCCCTCACGGTCGTCATCCCCGCCTTCGTGCTCAGCGAGCTCAAGCGCGCCTTCCAGATCGGCTTCGTGCTCTTCGTGCCCTTCCTCGTGATCGACATGGTCGTCGCCTCGATCCTGATGAGCATGGGCATGATGATGCTCCCGCCGGTCATGATTTCCCTGCCCTTCAAGGTGCTGCTCTTCGTGCTCGTGGACGGGTGGAACCTCCTGGTCCAGAGCCTCATCCGCTCGTTCGGAGCGTAG
- a CDS encoding flagellar biosynthetic protein FliO: MRGLRFLKSPLGLAASAFGLLGLLSLWPASATGAESPAAGLPLLRLALALTGILALALAALPALRRLQSAGGKGQRRLRCEEVLALDGRHRVALLRVDDRELLVSLQADGSRLLLDLGADGAAATDPAADFSSAMRRARA; the protein is encoded by the coding sequence ATGCGCGGCCTCCGCTTCCTCAAGTCTCCGCTGGGCCTCGCGGCCTCCGCCTTCGGCCTGCTGGGACTGCTGTCGCTCTGGCCCGCGTCCGCCACGGGAGCGGAGAGCCCCGCCGCGGGCCTGCCGCTGCTGCGGCTCGCGCTGGCGCTGACGGGCATCCTCGCGCTGGCCTTGGCCGCACTGCCCGCGCTGCGCCGGCTGCAGAGCGCGGGGGGCAAGGGCCAGCGCCGCCTGCGCTGCGAAGAGGTGCTCGCCCTCGACGGCCGCCACCGCGTCGCGCTCCTGCGCGTGGACGATCGGGAGCTGCTCGTGAGCCTCCAGGCCGACGGCAGCCGCCTGCTCCTGGACCTGGGCGCCGACGGCGCCGCGGCCACCGACCCGGCCGCCGACTTCTCCTCGGCCATGCGCCGCGCCCGCGCCTGA
- the fliN gene encoding flagellar motor switch protein FliN — protein sequence MSDETTLQQDPETPVKAPAARPQGKAAELPSFSAGMEGKPTAVLRDERAGSIELLRDVNLELTVELGRTRMNIGELMELGQGSVIELDKMAGEPVDVRVNGVLLASGEVIVLDDVFGVRITRLHNRVDRADTFGD from the coding sequence ATGAGCGACGAGACCACCCTGCAGCAGGATCCCGAGACTCCGGTCAAGGCGCCCGCCGCGCGCCCCCAGGGCAAGGCGGCCGAGCTGCCCAGCTTCAGTGCGGGCATGGAGGGCAAGCCCACGGCCGTGCTGCGCGACGAGCGCGCGGGGAGCATCGAGCTGCTGCGCGACGTCAATCTCGAGCTCACGGTGGAGCTCGGCCGCACGCGCATGAACATCGGCGAGCTGATGGAGCTGGGCCAGGGCTCGGTGATCGAGCTGGACAAGATGGCCGGCGAGCCCGTGGACGTCCGCGTCAACGGGGTGCTGCTGGCCTCGGGCGAGGTCATCGTGCTGGACGACGTCTTCGGCGTGCGGATCACCCGGCTGCACAACCGCGTGGATCGCGCGGACACCTTCGGCGACTAG
- a CDS encoding FliM/FliN family flagellar motor switch protein yields the protein MANDDTQDETRETGSGLDGTSESSAERGTPPFPEDVFATPPALTLAEREQQRAARAAAGGATAAGGGEPFLTSRRGRSVQPQSYDFSRPIQLSKGFSRSLTIVSESFAKLLTLSLSNYLRIPVTVTAKGVRQVLFEEHTRAIANPSCINIIDLAPIKIPGMLDLDIGLVFAMIEKLLGSAALHDDVRREFTAIESRVARKIVLRMLTDLREAMLRILEVDVGLSAIEHNPDFTYIMNANDACILLLFEVELAEFSGPMSVCMSLTSLAAEVGTEGASPYRDGRSEHERREDAERLSLILDSTRTEVVAELARMPVSLDLVQQLAEGSVISLRKQVDDPLKVMVGGCPLFQGKMGRFKSKSAVKITRVLRPREHPLGGALEAKQTRNEGKR from the coding sequence GTGGCAAACGACGACACCCAGGACGAGACGCGGGAGACCGGGAGCGGCCTGGACGGGACGTCCGAGTCCTCGGCTGAGCGCGGAACCCCGCCCTTTCCGGAAGACGTCTTCGCGACGCCGCCCGCGCTGACCCTGGCCGAACGCGAGCAGCAGCGCGCCGCGCGCGCGGCCGCCGGCGGCGCCACGGCCGCGGGGGGCGGCGAGCCCTTCCTGACCTCGCGTCGCGGCCGCAGCGTTCAGCCCCAGAGCTACGACTTCAGCCGCCCGATCCAGCTCTCCAAGGGTTTTTCCCGCAGCCTGACCATCGTGAGCGAGTCCTTCGCCAAGCTGCTGACGCTCTCGCTGAGCAACTACCTGCGCATCCCGGTCACGGTCACGGCCAAGGGCGTGCGGCAGGTGCTCTTCGAGGAGCACACGCGCGCGATCGCCAATCCCAGCTGCATCAACATCATCGATCTGGCGCCCATCAAGATCCCGGGCATGCTGGACCTGGACATCGGCCTGGTCTTCGCGATGATCGAGAAGCTGCTCGGCAGCGCGGCGCTGCACGACGACGTGCGCCGCGAGTTCACCGCCATCGAGTCGCGCGTCGCGCGCAAGATCGTGCTGCGCATGCTGACGGACCTGCGCGAGGCCATGCTGCGCATCCTCGAGGTGGACGTCGGCCTGAGCGCCATCGAGCACAACCCCGACTTCACCTACATCATGAACGCCAACGACGCCTGCATCCTTCTCCTGTTCGAGGTGGAGCTGGCGGAGTTCTCGGGCCCCATGAGCGTCTGCATGTCGTTGACCAGCCTCGCCGCCGAGGTGGGCACCGAGGGGGCGTCGCCCTATCGCGACGGGCGCAGCGAGCACGAGCGGCGCGAGGACGCCGAGCGCCTCTCGCTGATCCTCGACAGCACCCGCACCGAGGTCGTGGCCGAGCTGGCGCGCATGCCAGTGAGCCTGGATCTCGTGCAGCAGCTCGCGGAGGGCAGCGTCATCAGCCTCCGCAAGCAGGTGGACGATCCGCTCAAGGTCATGGTGGGGGGCTGTCCCCTCTTCCAGGGCAAGATGGGGCGTTTCAAGAGCAAGTCGGCCGTCAAGATCACGCGCGTCCTGCGTCCCCGTGAGCATCCGCTGGGGGGCGCGCTGGAGGCGAAGCAGACCAGGAACGAGGGCAAGCGATGA
- a CDS encoding flagellar basal body-associated FliL family protein → MAEDTKDNPAEEQEEQQAEARPRRSLPRRPIVFAGIAAVELALAFALAHFVILPRLPAQETDAVADSLAALAAAEPQRGNIVLMDDVVVNLQGDDGSHFLKVAPGLEVSDSKVEAEIAERMPELRDLIIDHLASRAVNEVVDREGREKVKQDLLDDINSRLQKGQLLNIYFSDFVVQ, encoded by the coding sequence ATGGCTGAGGATACCAAGGACAATCCGGCCGAGGAGCAGGAGGAGCAGCAGGCGGAGGCCAGGCCCAGGCGCTCCCTGCCCCGACGCCCCATCGTCTTCGCGGGCATCGCCGCCGTGGAGCTGGCCCTGGCCTTCGCGCTGGCACATTTCGTGATCCTGCCCCGTCTGCCGGCCCAGGAGACCGACGCTGTGGCCGATTCCCTGGCGGCCCTGGCCGCGGCGGAGCCGCAGCGGGGGAACATCGTCCTCATGGACGACGTGGTCGTGAACCTGCAGGGGGATGACGGCAGCCACTTCCTCAAGGTGGCGCCGGGCCTGGAGGTCTCCGACAGCAAGGTGGAAGCGGAGATCGCCGAGCGCATGCCCGAGCTGCGCGACCTGATCATCGACCACCTGGCCAGCCGCGCGGTGAACGAGGTGGTGGACCGGGAGGGTCGCGAGAAGGTCAAGCAGGACCTGCTGGACGACATCAACTCCCGGCTCCAGAAGGGTCAGCTGCTGAACATCTACTTCAGCGACTTCGTGGTTCAGTGA
- a CDS encoding OmpA family protein, whose protein sequence is MPRKKGDDAPPPGAPAWMATFGDMMSLLLTFFILLVSFSSIQETKFREAVGSLQGALGVLTKLPKVPVADEIELPTMRGKDRSDELQQRTEELRRHLQALKQADTVTVSRTAEGLAIRLEDEMLFKPGQAVLETRSYPVLDVVAATLASYPNPVRVEGHTDNRPIESERFPSNWELSAARAASVLRYFERSGLDPRRLSAVGLGEWSPVAKNDSEAERAKNRRVEIFMELPLPQGIPQTDRLGEHF, encoded by the coding sequence ATGCCGCGCAAGAAGGGCGATGACGCGCCGCCGCCGGGAGCGCCCGCGTGGATGGCCACCTTCGGCGACATGATGAGCCTGCTGCTGACCTTCTTCATCCTCCTGGTCAGCTTCTCGAGCATCCAGGAGACGAAGTTCCGCGAAGCGGTGGGCAGCCTGCAGGGCGCCCTCGGCGTGCTGACCAAGCTGCCGAAGGTGCCCGTCGCCGACGAGATCGAGCTGCCCACCATGCGCGGCAAGGACCGCAGCGACGAGCTGCAGCAGCGCACCGAGGAGCTGCGTCGGCACCTGCAGGCGCTGAAGCAGGCAGACACGGTGACCGTGAGCCGCACGGCGGAGGGGCTGGCCATCCGGCTGGAGGACGAGATGCTCTTCAAGCCCGGCCAGGCCGTGCTGGAGACGCGGAGCTACCCGGTGCTGGACGTGGTGGCCGCCACGCTGGCGAGCTATCCCAATCCGGTGCGGGTGGAGGGCCATACGGACAACCGCCCCATCGAGAGCGAGCGCTTCCCGAGCAACTGGGAGCTCTCGGCGGCGAGGGCGGCGTCGGTGCTGCGCTACTTCGAGCGCTCCGGGCTCGACCCGCGGCGTCTGAGCGCCGTGGGACTGGGCGAATGGAGTCCGGTGGCCAAAAACGACTCAGAGGCCGAACGGGCCAAGAATCGCCGCGTGGAGATCTTCATGGAGCTGCCCCTGCCCCAGGGGATTCCCCAGACGGACCGTCTGGGCGAGCACTTCTAG
- a CDS encoding motility protein A, with the protein MDIATLVGLVMVMVVLALQLLLGGSIALFINVPSMVGTFGGTIAALFINFSLPQILGAMKVAQKALRDNSKDTSELIKNIVTYAEKARKEGMLALEEMAEKEQDDFLRKGLRLAVDGTDPAVLTRIMEIDIDQVESRHKQGQEIFNQMGAYGPAFGMIGTLIGLVQMLAGLDDPSTIGAGMAVALLTTFYGAILANSFALPMAGKLKVRSGEEINLKWMMVEGIMAIQSGDSPRIVEEKLKSYLTPQARAALEAERAKD; encoded by the coding sequence GTGGACATCGCAACCCTGGTCGGCCTGGTGATGGTGATGGTGGTGCTCGCCCTGCAGCTCCTGCTGGGCGGCTCCATCGCGCTGTTCATCAACGTCCCGTCCATGGTGGGCACCTTCGGCGGCACGATCGCGGCGCTGTTCATCAACTTCAGCCTGCCGCAGATCCTGGGCGCCATGAAGGTGGCCCAGAAGGCCTTGCGCGACAACAGCAAGGACACGTCCGAGCTGATCAAGAACATCGTCACCTATGCCGAGAAGGCGCGCAAGGAGGGCATGCTCGCCCTCGAGGAGATGGCCGAGAAGGAGCAGGACGACTTCCTGCGCAAGGGCCTGCGCCTGGCCGTGGACGGCACCGATCCCGCCGTGCTGACCCGGATCATGGAGATCGACATCGACCAGGTGGAGAGCCGCCACAAGCAGGGCCAGGAGATCTTCAACCAGATGGGGGCCTACGGGCCCGCCTTCGGCATGATCGGCACGCTGATCGGCCTCGTCCAGATGCTCGCGGGCCTGGACGACCCCAGCACCATCGGCGCGGGCATGGCCGTGGCGTTGCTGACGACGTTCTACGGCGCGATCCTCGCCAACTCCTTCGCGCTGCCCATGGCCGGCAAGCTGAAGGTCCGCAGCGGCGAGGAGATCAACCTGAAGTGGATGATGGTCGAGGGCATCATGGCGATCCAGTCGGGCGACTCTCCGCGCATCGTCGAGGAGAAGCTGAAGAGCTACCTGACGCCCCAGGCCCGCGCGGCGCTCGAGGCCGAGCGCGCCAAGGACTAG
- a CDS encoding flagellar FlbD family protein — protein sequence MIRLTKLNGQSVAVNADLIEMVEETPDCLLTLTTGRKLMVRESMEAVREAFLEYRRQLGRAYPVPSGGPDYDPTEIAQP from the coding sequence ATGATTCGGCTGACGAAGCTGAACGGGCAGTCCGTGGCGGTCAACGCCGACCTCATCGAGATGGTCGAGGAGACGCCGGACTGCCTGCTCACCCTCACCACGGGGCGCAAGCTGATGGTGCGGGAGTCGATGGAGGCCGTGCGCGAGGCCTTCCTGGAGTATCGCCGCCAGCTGGGACGGGCCTATCCCGTCCCGTCCGGCGGCCCGGACTACGATCCGACGGAGATCGCGCAGCCCTAG